One genomic segment of Burkholderia pyrrocinia includes these proteins:
- the rfbB gene encoding dTDP-glucose 4,6-dehydratase: protein MLLVTGGAGFIGGNFILDWFAGSDEPVINLDKLTYAGNLDTLKSLEGDSRHHIVRGDIGDRQLVSKLLSEHRPRAVINFAAESHVDRSIHGPGDFIQTNIVGTFNLLESVRAYWSDLVEEERRAFRFLHVSTDEVFGTLGANDPPFTETNTYEPNSPYSASKAASDHLVRAWHHTYGLPVVTTNCSNNYGPYHFPEKLIPLIILNALAGKPLPIYGDGQQIRDWLYVKDHCSAIRTVLANGALGETYNVGGWNEKPNIEVVHTICAILDELQPRDDGKSYVEQISFVQDRPGHDRRYAIDARKLERELGWKPAETFDTGIRKTVEWYLTNQAWVKNVTSGQYRTWIERHYGE, encoded by the coding sequence ATGCTTCTCGTTACGGGTGGGGCTGGCTTCATCGGCGGAAATTTTATCCTTGACTGGTTTGCCGGTTCCGATGAACCCGTCATCAACCTCGATAAATTGACTTACGCTGGAAACCTTGACACGCTGAAATCGCTGGAAGGTGATTCGCGGCATCACATTGTTCGGGGCGATATCGGTGACCGGCAGCTCGTTTCAAAGCTGCTTTCCGAACATCGGCCGCGTGCGGTGATCAATTTCGCAGCCGAGTCACATGTCGATCGCTCGATTCACGGCCCTGGCGATTTCATCCAGACGAATATTGTCGGGACGTTCAACCTTCTCGAGTCGGTGCGCGCTTACTGGTCGGATCTCGTGGAAGAAGAACGTCGCGCATTTCGTTTCCTGCATGTTTCCACCGACGAAGTGTTCGGCACGCTCGGCGCGAATGATCCGCCATTTACCGAAACCAATACGTACGAGCCGAACAGCCCGTATTCCGCGAGCAAGGCTGCCTCGGATCATCTGGTGCGCGCCTGGCACCATACATACGGGTTGCCGGTGGTGACCACCAATTGCTCGAACAACTATGGTCCGTATCATTTCCCCGAGAAACTGATTCCACTGATCATCCTGAACGCGCTCGCCGGCAAGCCACTGCCGATCTATGGCGATGGTCAGCAGATCCGTGACTGGCTCTACGTCAAGGATCACTGCTCGGCGATCCGCACGGTCCTGGCGAATGGTGCGCTTGGCGAGACCTATAACGTCGGTGGCTGGAACGAAAAACCGAACATCGAAGTCGTGCATACGATCTGCGCGATCCTCGATGAACTGCAGCCGCGTGATGACGGTAAGTCGTATGTGGAGCAGATCAGCTTTGTACAGGACCGACCGGGCCATGATCGCCGTTATGCAATCGACGCTCGCAAGCTCGAGCGCGAACTCGGCTGGAAGCCCGCTGAAACCTTTGATACCGGTATCCGAAAGACTGTCGAGTGGTACCTGACGAATCAGGCCTGGGTGAAGAACGTCAC
- a CDS encoding ABC transporter permease has protein sequence MTADHRSPTFWDQLRIQVRVIWALVMREMITRFGREGLGVLWIMAEPAMFVVGVMVIFSHTETTTRYSVAEYLAVSYPTLLLWRNTTGRVMKAIEFNRALLHHKPIRPMDILYSRIILEFAGAAASFLVLYVVLVVIGICQFPADLLSMIIGYFLVVWFSFNFVITMAALSELSEAIERVSHIILYLMIPFSGVFIPTYVLPPKIGELMTYFPLIDAVEYFHYGYYGDRMPTMFYLDYTVAVLTFFTLFALSIAHVAIRRVQLN, from the coding sequence ATGACCGCTGATCACCGTTCCCCGACATTTTGGGATCAATTGCGTATCCAGGTCAGAGTAATCTGGGCGCTGGTGATGCGCGAGATGATCACGCGCTTTGGCCGAGAGGGGCTCGGCGTGTTGTGGATAATGGCCGAGCCGGCCATGTTCGTTGTCGGGGTGATGGTTATTTTCAGTCATACCGAAACGACGACCAGGTATTCGGTGGCTGAATATCTGGCTGTTAGTTATCCCACCTTGCTTCTTTGGCGGAATACTACGGGTCGGGTGATGAAGGCCATCGAATTCAATCGTGCATTGTTGCATCACAAGCCGATTCGGCCGATGGATATATTGTATTCGCGAATCATTCTCGAGTTCGCGGGAGCGGCTGCTTCGTTCCTTGTGCTGTACGTAGTATTGGTCGTAATTGGTATTTGCCAATTTCCGGCTGATTTGCTTAGCATGATTATTGGGTATTTTCTAGTGGTCTGGTTTTCGTTCAATTTTGTCATAACTATGGCGGCATTGTCGGAATTGAGTGAGGCGATAGAGAGGGTTTCGCACATCATTCTGTATCTGATGATTCCGTTTTCGGGGGTCTTTATACCTACGTATGTTCTGCCTCCGAAAATAGGTGAGTTGATGACATATTTTCCTTTGATTGATGCCGTTGAGTATTTTCACTACGGATATTACGGGGATCGTATGCCGACGATGTTTTACCTTGACTATACCGTAGCCGTGTTGACGTTTTTTACCCTCTTTGCGCTTTCAATTGCCCATGTCGCTATCCGGCGTGTGCAGCTGAACTGA
- a CDS encoding rhamnan synthesis F family protein — translation MSGAGDEGYFVSIDHLMEARDELFVGLAFKLLFKRAVDAAGLAYYSGRLRQGHSRISILDQLIRSAEARPDWERVPGLSVAVARFRKSRRLGGWRLALFDPELGVTPAHRKARVRANHVGRQHGAQPNLANSVSRGSEEKEELAGWLGVGEEEIRSERNKVEGIFDPDWYCMTYPDVREGGVDPLLHYVVNGCHENRNPGPKFDTDFYLSTYPDVSGSGLNPLVHYIKLGRQEGRATNARQLYGGLVAEARSVIVKEMRLASQGEAAILVTHAPAGRLKPHVLPYIQQLRGAGLSVQLVVVVYRPLELRDEEIAAADGIIVRDNVGYDFGAWAHAFQLCPSLFGASLLVMTNDSVVPAADRTTFLEMMDRVRSCPSDIVGLTASHEYGWHVQSYFMGIKPRALSSWVFQHFIRDIRRIDHKDDAIRAYEMPLATQMRKAGLTVSALFAGSFPVNPTLFNWRELIDQGFPFIKVEMLLKRFAEATDQPEMLQEIHENWPQVLESAGFDVNLVRASLRAADIAYLPAGSDDSLLVNAKEYEAISNDHPLRVAYFGPWNYENGLGAASREMLCTLRHTNIQLNAYPVTKPFHVHRLICPAVETLDFVGNPDIAVVHLNPDSWEVLTAEQLEIIQSAKQRIGYWVWETDRIPPAWQKELHSVDRIWAPSRYCAEIFSAEAKVPVDVIHHPVRVPTRIASDRDSILRRFGIDPANRVILYIFDAASYLVRKNPEGLIRAFAESGLAKQGWNLVLKTKHLYDRPDAGKMLYALATGTPGVKLLEVSLHADEVTSLMAAADLYASPHCSEGFGLTVAEAMALGKSVVATDFGGTRDFVNSDCGYPVQATPWVLKEDHGHYLAGHGWGKVDESALAAALVKAATAIAKGDRTINEAAKRNIARLLSYDTVARAVEASFAASIAASAANAASLSSQLVVNIPPAPPAISVDLAGAQRFADFAPGDGFVPVLLANDLSWTGASLADGDPNDWLIFAPGEARISPDAKHAFLSAATNRPDVVLFYADDVAGGEDPLDRVRLKPDFNSTLLVAQDYIGAPVSIRRKTLTAIGGLNARRGTAVLYDVVLRVAEAGGAISRIPKVLLGFEARRPVADNRSRLAALSSLEGFAGIALSNEPASNLLFQRRRFADIGYPPVTIVIPTCRTARVGGDGSYIEQLLEGISEVRWAMDRLTVIVGDDIAGHPDWMSRKWPFQLKRIETVRDASEPFNYATKMNQLWRAATDEQIIFMNDDVVPGGTDWLAALLTFAVDERVGGVGARLYFENGHIQHAGMFPTLRTIAHAWLGWPADAKTYQNWAVAQREWSVVTGAVFATRRSILSQLNGFDERFSLEFNDVDLCLRVRNLGYRIVYNPDAQFTHAEKASRGETIPNGVEVALFLSRWARWLDNDPASHPGLAKNRMDLVADPVSGSWYF, via the coding sequence ATGAGTGGCGCGGGCGATGAAGGATATTTCGTCTCAATAGATCATCTAATGGAGGCGCGTGACGAGCTCTTTGTCGGCCTCGCATTCAAGTTGTTGTTCAAGCGGGCAGTGGATGCGGCCGGCTTGGCATATTATTCCGGTCGTCTGCGCCAGGGCCATTCTCGTATATCGATCCTGGATCAGTTGATTCGATCAGCGGAGGCGAGGCCGGATTGGGAGCGCGTACCCGGTCTTTCGGTCGCGGTTGCCCGTTTTCGCAAATCGCGTCGTCTCGGCGGGTGGCGGCTCGCGCTATTCGATCCTGAACTTGGCGTGACGCCTGCTCATCGAAAGGCGCGGGTGCGAGCCAATCATGTCGGCAGGCAGCATGGGGCGCAGCCTAATCTCGCGAATTCCGTGTCACGTGGTTCTGAAGAAAAGGAAGAGTTGGCAGGTTGGTTGGGTGTTGGTGAGGAAGAGATCCGGAGCGAACGAAACAAGGTCGAAGGAATATTTGACCCTGATTGGTATTGCATGACGTACCCTGATGTACGGGAGGGTGGGGTTGATCCGTTATTGCATTATGTGGTCAATGGATGCCATGAAAATAGAAATCCCGGCCCGAAATTTGATACGGATTTCTACCTTTCCACGTATCCTGACGTATCCGGTTCCGGATTGAATCCTCTTGTTCACTACATAAAACTTGGGCGACAGGAAGGACGGGCAACCAATGCGCGCCAGCTTTACGGTGGACTGGTGGCGGAAGCACGAAGCGTAATCGTGAAGGAAATGCGCCTGGCGTCTCAAGGCGAGGCAGCGATTCTTGTGACTCATGCCCCGGCGGGGCGGTTGAAGCCACATGTGCTGCCGTATATTCAGCAGTTGCGAGGGGCAGGTTTGTCTGTCCAGCTTGTCGTTGTCGTCTATCGACCGCTGGAATTGCGCGATGAGGAGATTGCAGCTGCGGATGGCATCATCGTTCGTGACAATGTCGGTTACGACTTCGGTGCCTGGGCTCATGCCTTTCAACTTTGTCCCAGCCTGTTTGGCGCCAGTTTGCTGGTAATGACCAACGACAGCGTTGTCCCTGCCGCTGATAGGACAACCTTTCTCGAAATGATGGACCGCGTCCGCTCTTGCCCGTCCGATATCGTCGGTCTTACTGCCAGTCATGAATATGGTTGGCACGTACAGAGCTATTTTATGGGTATCAAACCCAGGGCGCTCAGTTCGTGGGTTTTTCAGCACTTTATACGTGACATCCGACGGATCGATCACAAAGACGATGCGATTCGTGCCTATGAAATGCCACTCGCGACACAGATGCGAAAGGCCGGGCTAACGGTGAGTGCACTGTTCGCGGGATCCTTTCCGGTCAATCCGACGCTTTTCAATTGGCGTGAACTGATCGACCAGGGCTTTCCATTCATCAAGGTCGAGATGTTGCTCAAACGGTTTGCCGAAGCGACCGACCAGCCTGAAATGCTTCAGGAGATACATGAGAACTGGCCGCAAGTCCTCGAGAGCGCCGGCTTTGATGTCAATCTTGTTCGTGCGTCACTCCGTGCTGCGGACATAGCGTATCTGCCTGCCGGATCCGACGATTCGTTGCTCGTTAACGCCAAGGAGTATGAAGCGATTAGCAACGACCATCCCCTGCGTGTGGCTTATTTCGGTCCCTGGAACTATGAGAATGGTCTGGGGGCAGCGAGCCGGGAAATGCTCTGTACGTTGAGGCACACGAATATTCAACTCAACGCCTATCCGGTGACCAAGCCTTTTCATGTTCACAGGCTCATTTGCCCGGCTGTCGAGACGCTGGATTTCGTGGGAAATCCTGATATTGCCGTCGTTCATTTGAACCCGGACTCTTGGGAAGTGCTGACGGCCGAACAGCTCGAAATCATCCAGTCTGCCAAGCAAAGGATCGGGTACTGGGTCTGGGAAACAGATCGTATTCCACCGGCGTGGCAAAAGGAGTTGCACTCGGTCGATCGCATCTGGGCGCCAAGCCGTTATTGTGCCGAAATCTTTTCTGCTGAAGCCAAGGTGCCCGTCGACGTAATTCATCATCCGGTTCGCGTGCCGACGCGTATTGCTTCGGATCGGGATTCGATTCTTCGGCGGTTTGGGATCGATCCTGCGAATCGTGTGATTCTTTATATTTTTGATGCGGCCAGCTATTTGGTGCGAAAAAATCCGGAAGGATTAATACGAGCCTTTGCGGAATCCGGCTTGGCAAAGCAAGGCTGGAATCTCGTTCTCAAGACAAAGCATCTTTACGACCGCCCGGACGCTGGCAAGATGCTTTATGCATTGGCCACGGGCACTCCCGGAGTGAAACTGTTGGAAGTGTCGCTTCACGCGGATGAAGTTACCAGCCTGATGGCTGCCGCTGACCTCTATGCATCGCCCCATTGTTCGGAAGGGTTCGGTCTGACGGTTGCGGAAGCTATGGCGCTCGGCAAGTCCGTGGTCGCGACGGATTTTGGCGGTACACGGGACTTCGTCAATTCGGACTGCGGCTATCCCGTGCAGGCCACGCCCTGGGTATTGAAAGAAGACCACGGCCATTATCTGGCCGGGCATGGTTGGGGCAAGGTAGATGAAAGTGCTCTGGCCGCAGCGCTTGTCAAGGCCGCGACGGCCATTGCGAAGGGTGATCGCACGATAAACGAGGCAGCTAAACGAAATATCGCTCGGCTTCTGTCGTATGACACCGTGGCACGCGCGGTTGAAGCGAGCTTTGCTGCGTCGATCGCCGCTTCTGCGGCTAACGCTGCCAGCCTGTCCAGTCAATTGGTTGTAAACATCCCACCGGCGCCGCCGGCAATTTCCGTCGACCTTGCCGGCGCTCAACGTTTCGCGGACTTTGCTCCAGGCGACGGTTTTGTGCCTGTCCTTTTGGCTAACGACCTTTCATGGACCGGGGCGTCGCTTGCCGATGGTGATCCCAATGACTGGCTGATTTTCGCCCCGGGTGAGGCCCGCATTTCTCCCGATGCCAAACATGCCTTTCTGAGTGCTGCCACCAACCGCCCCGATGTCGTCCTGTTCTATGCCGACGATGTCGCCGGGGGCGAAGATCCGCTGGATCGTGTTCGGTTGAAGCCGGACTTCAACTCGACGCTGCTTGTCGCGCAGGACTATATCGGCGCACCGGTCTCGATCCGACGTAAAACGCTAACGGCCATTGGAGGGTTGAATGCGCGGCGCGGAACGGCGGTACTTTATGACGTAGTGCTACGTGTAGCTGAAGCCGGTGGTGCAATCAGTCGCATCCCGAAGGTCCTGCTCGGCTTCGAGGCACGGCGTCCAGTCGCGGACAACCGTTCGCGGCTCGCTGCGCTTTCGTCGCTCGAGGGGTTTGCAGGCATCGCGCTTTCTAACGAACCTGCGAGTAATTTGCTGTTCCAGCGCCGCCGCTTCGCGGATATCGGCTATCCCCCGGTGACCATCGTCATTCCCACTTGCCGAACCGCTCGGGTCGGAGGGGATGGGAGCTACATCGAGCAATTGCTGGAGGGGATTTCCGAGGTTCGGTGGGCCATGGACCGTCTGACGGTTATCGTTGGAGACGACATCGCTGGGCATCCTGACTGGATGAGTCGGAAATGGCCGTTTCAGTTAAAACGAATCGAAACGGTCCGTGATGCCAGTGAGCCGTTCAACTACGCAACAAAGATGAATCAGCTTTGGCGTGCGGCAACGGACGAACAGATCATTTTCATGAATGATGACGTCGTTCCGGGCGGCACGGATTGGCTTGCTGCGCTACTTACCTTCGCCGTTGACGAACGTGTCGGCGGTGTCGGTGCGCGTCTCTATTTCGAGAATGGCCATATCCAGCACGCCGGCATGTTCCCGACACTTCGCACCATAGCGCACGCGTGGCTCGGATGGCCTGCCGATGCCAAAACCTATCAGAATTGGGCCGTGGCACAGCGAGAATGGTCGGTCGTTACAGGAGCCGTGTTCGCGACACGGCGATCTATTCTTAGCCAACTAAATGGCTTCGACGAACGATTCAGTCTTGAATTCAACGACGTCGACCTTTGTTTGCGGGTCCGAAACCTCGGCTACCGTATCGTTTACAATCCGGACGCTCAATTCACTCATGCCGAGAAGGCGTCGCGTGGTGAAACCATTCCGAATGGTGTGGAGGTAGCGTTGTTCCTTTCGAGGTGGGCTCGGTGGCTCGATAACGATCCTGCATCCCATCCAGGGCTGGCGAAGAACAGAATGGATTTGGTTGCTGACCCTGTGTCCGGGTCATGGTACTTTTGA
- a CDS encoding sulfotransferase family protein, producing MASKSMAQLTAYNSGDSRPPTLIVVLGMHRSGTSTLTRATAVLGAEFGSNLMPALPGNNDKGFFEDLDVVALNVELLHAAGGDWHSMAPIDLSVLQPEQLDRFRIQAIDLLRAKCRENQILSVKDPRLARLLPFWKPVFACIGVRVFYLIAVRNPISVVQSLARRDGFSVEKSYILWLAYVVSALEMTQDVRRVLIDYDRLMDMPRQELENISDFFDLPLIESRLEEFESAFLDDNLRHTRYTVEDLQLVNSAPRQVKELYSALSEAASGFPDSPAWHSAFLEARTYLEDIAPLLRYEWRLEQEVNDLRAARAE from the coding sequence ATGGCATCTAAATCTATGGCGCAATTGACTGCTTATAATTCCGGCGATTCCCGTCCGCCGACTCTTATCGTCGTTCTCGGCATGCACCGGAGTGGTACCAGTACCCTGACGCGGGCTACCGCCGTGCTGGGAGCGGAATTCGGAAGTAACCTGATGCCCGCTCTTCCTGGCAACAATGACAAGGGATTTTTCGAGGATCTCGATGTAGTGGCGCTCAATGTTGAGTTGCTGCATGCGGCTGGTGGGGATTGGCATTCGATGGCCCCCATTGATCTCAGTGTCCTTCAGCCCGAGCAGCTCGACCGGTTTCGGATTCAGGCAATCGATTTGTTGCGCGCGAAATGCCGAGAGAACCAGATTTTGTCTGTTAAGGATCCTCGTCTGGCCCGGCTGCTGCCATTCTGGAAACCGGTCTTCGCTTGTATCGGTGTACGGGTTTTTTATCTAATAGCCGTGCGAAATCCAATCAGTGTTGTGCAGTCGCTTGCGCGAAGAGATGGTTTTTCGGTAGAAAAATCTTATATTCTTTGGCTTGCATATGTCGTGTCGGCACTCGAAATGACCCAGGACGTGCGGCGTGTACTGATCGATTACGATCGCCTCATGGACATGCCGCGCCAAGAACTTGAAAACATATCGGATTTTTTCGATTTGCCATTGATTGAGTCCAGGCTTGAAGAATTTGAATCTGCTTTCCTCGACGACAATCTGCGGCATACTCGCTATACCGTTGAGGATCTTCAGTTGGTAAATTCTGCGCCTCGGCAGGTCAAGGAATTGTATTCGGCACTCAGTGAGGCAGCATCTGGATTCCCGGATTCGCCGGCCTGGCATAGTGCCTTTCTGGAAGCAAGGACCTATCTCGAGGACATCGCGCCGCTCTTGCGCTACGAGTGGCGTTTGGAGCAGGAAGTGAACGATCTCCGTGCAGCAAGGGCGGAATAA
- a CDS encoding glycosyltransferase family 2 protein, translated as MKRVDFEFYRDWYPEIKGLSDGEIVNHWRASNNLTRHVRNIFGVRHRSVGKKTHPSFSDLTESLNLNVSNIPNDFDWQKYIMLNRDLPQSWSRWHAMLHYLQYGIAEQRRYREQGFSEVSAFVEFNADWYAKVYHLGADQQPIQHYQEIGRANLLAPNTEFSAISYWKCNPDVAHTLTDPVLHYVSHGYAEQREFYRADVSFEKSRKIYSPEEIGAARKFFQFDSDFYFENRPDLKGAGVDPFEHYVLFGESEHAQPSRFFDPAYYKEKYSSSLERWPHSAFEHFLSIGMLMGHFPSQEVSAGARRLNYHSAIEWVRHWLGLSEPVQDKKELRLIEGETDYAEAKYEKSAKSAGKKTLNWVIPLFSKGGGGHTTIFRCARTLARLGWKSVFWVDDATNSAQIDALYSEYIGHFPSTNVSFRLMESGFKSIENEFLIATAWTTVYSVAENVQSNVRLYFLQDRESLFLPAGTDALRAEYTFKMGLDFVCAGNWLESLISDQEGDHTHFELCAESVFQKKDPKLEERDILAVIYVRGHTNRRCSDLMIDVANRLSRLGMGEVVIFGDDEPGPRVSSAVTNAGILSVQQMAELFQRAKFGLAASATNYSILPVELAAAGTIVIQPRSESTQKTTDIHGAISVAPTSEAIVGKILSLAKDLDQSKFDELRREYTDFARSISWESEFEKLSGWLDEKLNPNHRGGPAVVVKKNVGVVIPTYYPDMDFEGVIEAIHGQLTSYNTEIQIVDTRKGGEVSPIIEKIERLGLAKVHAIDVAQFQHGGTRNLGAELHYADYYAYLTQDALPATEYWLESLVSPLAMLPDCGYSFGAHRAYPQHHPIYDYDLSQHFGNIGMQFGILTDRRRWGDRYQNDQFFRAGLCFNSDNNAAYRGDLLRHYRFPSVEFAEDQGIAKRLLDAGYSRAYCPSAVVFHSHDYTSNPAESFKRGTEEAEALFQNFRIVRFSSVKDYLYSIRHVEKAVMTDAARLGLAQSDCAGIIEAKKKYVDGLWFVSRNLLEKADAVKV; from the coding sequence GTGAAGCGAGTGGATTTTGAATTTTATCGTGATTGGTATCCGGAAATCAAAGGTCTGAGCGATGGTGAGATTGTCAATCACTGGCGCGCCAGTAATAACCTCACGAGACACGTCCGCAATATTTTTGGGGTTCGACATCGTAGCGTTGGGAAAAAAACGCACCCGTCGTTCTCGGATCTGACTGAGTCGCTCAATCTGAATGTTTCGAACATTCCGAATGATTTTGATTGGCAGAAATACATCATGCTGAACCGCGATCTGCCTCAATCGTGGAGTCGCTGGCATGCGATGCTGCATTATTTGCAATATGGCATCGCGGAACAGAGACGCTACAGAGAACAAGGGTTCTCCGAGGTAAGTGCTTTTGTCGAGTTCAATGCAGATTGGTATGCCAAGGTTTATCATCTGGGCGCCGACCAGCAACCTATTCAGCATTATCAGGAGATTGGCAGGGCTAACTTGCTTGCTCCAAACACTGAATTTTCTGCAATTAGTTACTGGAAATGCAACCCGGACGTCGCTCACACGTTGACCGACCCGGTGCTGCATTATGTATCGCACGGTTATGCGGAGCAGCGGGAGTTTTACCGGGCAGATGTCTCATTCGAAAAATCGCGGAAAATTTATTCCCCGGAAGAGATTGGTGCTGCTCGAAAATTCTTTCAATTCGATTCTGATTTCTATTTCGAAAATAGGCCGGATCTGAAGGGCGCCGGGGTCGATCCATTTGAGCACTATGTGTTGTTCGGAGAGTCCGAACATGCTCAACCGTCCAGATTTTTCGATCCAGCTTATTACAAGGAAAAATATTCGTCGAGCCTGGAGCGTTGGCCACATTCCGCGTTTGAGCATTTTCTTTCAATTGGTATGTTGATGGGACATTTCCCGTCGCAAGAGGTTTCCGCGGGGGCGAGACGGCTGAACTATCACTCGGCGATCGAATGGGTCCGGCATTGGTTGGGACTGAGCGAGCCAGTTCAGGACAAAAAAGAGTTACGTCTGATCGAAGGCGAAACTGATTACGCGGAAGCCAAGTATGAAAAATCCGCGAAATCTGCCGGCAAGAAAACATTAAACTGGGTAATTCCTCTGTTCTCGAAGGGTGGCGGCGGGCACACGACCATTTTCAGATGTGCCAGGACGTTGGCGCGCTTGGGGTGGAAGTCGGTGTTTTGGGTCGATGATGCTACCAATAGCGCCCAAATCGATGCGCTGTATTCGGAATATATCGGTCATTTTCCGAGTACGAATGTCTCCTTCCGTTTGATGGAGAGCGGGTTTAAGTCGATCGAGAATGAATTCTTGATCGCCACGGCTTGGACAACCGTATATAGCGTCGCCGAGAACGTTCAGTCGAACGTCAGACTGTATTTTCTCCAGGATAGAGAAAGTCTTTTCTTGCCGGCTGGAACGGATGCGCTTCGCGCCGAATACACGTTCAAGATGGGGTTGGACTTTGTATGCGCGGGAAATTGGCTCGAATCGTTGATTTCCGATCAGGAAGGGGATCATACGCATTTTGAATTGTGCGCAGAGTCAGTTTTCCAGAAAAAAGATCCGAAGCTGGAAGAGCGCGATATCTTGGCCGTCATATACGTTCGCGGGCATACGAATCGGCGTTGCTCGGATTTGATGATCGACGTGGCAAATCGACTCTCCAGGTTGGGAATGGGGGAGGTTGTAATTTTTGGCGACGACGAGCCCGGGCCTCGTGTGTCGTCGGCCGTCACGAATGCAGGGATACTGAGCGTTCAACAGATGGCAGAGCTGTTTCAGCGAGCGAAATTTGGTCTTGCAGCTTCGGCGACTAACTATTCGATATTGCCAGTGGAGTTGGCAGCGGCCGGAACAATTGTCATTCAGCCGAGATCCGAGTCGACGCAGAAAACTACCGATATTCACGGTGCGATATCCGTAGCGCCTACGAGTGAGGCAATCGTAGGGAAAATTCTCTCGCTGGCTAAAGATCTTGATCAATCGAAATTCGATGAACTCCGAAGGGAGTACACGGACTTCGCGCGTTCAATTTCTTGGGAAAGTGAGTTCGAGAAATTGTCGGGCTGGCTCGATGAAAAATTGAACCCGAATCATCGTGGTGGTCCGGCTGTTGTTGTGAAAAAGAACGTTGGTGTCGTCATACCTACGTATTACCCGGATATGGACTTTGAGGGGGTAATTGAGGCGATACACGGTCAGTTGACGTCTTACAACACCGAAATTCAAATTGTCGATACTCGAAAGGGCGGGGAGGTATCTCCGATTATCGAAAAAATCGAGCGCCTTGGCTTGGCGAAGGTTCACGCGATCGACGTGGCGCAGTTCCAGCATGGAGGCACCCGCAATCTGGGCGCGGAGCTGCATTATGCAGATTATTACGCTTATCTGACCCAGGATGCGCTCCCGGCAACGGAATATTGGTTGGAATCACTGGTGTCTCCGCTTGCAATGTTGCCGGACTGCGGGTACTCATTTGGAGCGCATCGTGCTTATCCGCAGCATCATCCGATTTACGATTATGATCTTTCCCAGCATTTCGGGAACATTGGAATGCAGTTTGGCATTTTGACGGATAGAAGGCGTTGGGGGGATCGATACCAAAATGATCAATTCTTCAGGGCTGGACTTTGTTTTAATAGTGACAACAACGCTGCTTATCGGGGCGATTTGTTGAGGCACTACCGCTTTCCGAGCGTCGAGTTTGCGGAAGATCAGGGGATCGCGAAACGATTGCTTGATGCCGGATATTCCCGAGCGTACTGCCCGAGTGCTGTCGTGTTCCATTCCCACGACTACACGAGTAACCCCGCGGAGTCGTTCAAGAGAGGGACGGAGGAAGCAGAAGCTTTGTTCCAGAATTTCCGAATCGTAAGGTTTTCTTCTGTAAAGGACTATCTGTATTCGATTCGACACGTCGAAAAGGCTGTCATGACGGATGCCGCTCGACTTGGTCTGGCTCAATCTGATTGCGCTGGAATTATCGAAGCGAAGAAAAAATATGTCGATGGACTGTGGTTTGTTTCGAGGAATCTTCTCGAAAAAGCCGACGCTGTAAAGGTGTGA
- a CDS encoding ABC transporter ATP-binding protein has translation MIELRNVTKRYSIHHGRSHREVLRGVNLRVRAGERWGILGRNGAGKSTLIRIISGSDKPHSGEVVKTMSVSWPLAFGGTFQGSLTGKDNVRLISRVYNVDYRKALDLVEDFAELGAYLDEPVKSYSSGMASRLAFAISMSIEFDCFLIDEGMSVGDHRFHQKCNVELFEKRGDRAMIIVAHQTDLIRNHCSHAAVLDDGVLKICGTVDEAIQIYESL, from the coding sequence ATGATTGAACTGCGCAATGTCACCAAACGTTACTCGATCCATCACGGGCGTTCGCACCGGGAAGTGCTCAGAGGTGTCAACCTGCGTGTGCGGGCGGGAGAGCGGTGGGGTATTCTTGGACGCAATGGTGCCGGGAAATCGACGTTGATTCGTATTATCAGCGGCTCGGACAAACCGCATTCGGGTGAGGTCGTCAAGACGATGTCCGTATCATGGCCACTGGCATTTGGCGGCACGTTCCAGGGCAGCCTGACGGGTAAGGACAATGTACGTCTGATCTCTCGTGTATATAACGTCGATTATCGAAAGGCACTCGATCTGGTCGAGGATTTTGCCGAACTCGGTGCGTATCTCGATGAACCAGTCAAATCATATTCTTCAGGTATGGCTTCGAGGCTGGCTTTTGCTATCTCGATGTCGATCGAATTCGATTGTTTCTTGATCGATGAAGGGATGTCCGTCGGCGATCATCGCTTTCATCAGAAGTGTAATGTCGAGTTGTTCGAGAAGCGTGGTGATCGGGCGATGATTATCGTTGCACACCAAACCGATCTTATTCGGAATCACTGCAGCCATGCTGCGGTGCTTGATGATGGTGTGCTTAAAATTTGTGGAACGGTTGACGAGGCGATTCAAATTTACGAATCGCTTTAA